The following are from one region of the Achromobacter xylosoxidans genome:
- a CDS encoding ERF family protein, whose product MQHSESMKAIAPALLAAQKATEFAKKDATNPHFKNKYADLPAVIEAVKPALNAAGIVYIQTASPSDDNRLHLTTMLMHESGEWISDTLVMPLPKQDPQGYGSAMTYARRYALAAITGVYQDDDDGNAASGAGEKKARITKPTAGALESLNEDDQEKALATAIIIQTKFNAEDEWDAFVIWEECPDDVTFKTAVWDKLDSKCRASIKKQSAAAKEQK is encoded by the coding sequence ATGCAACACAGCGAATCGATGAAGGCCATCGCTCCGGCGCTCTTGGCTGCTCAGAAGGCCACCGAGTTTGCCAAGAAGGACGCCACGAACCCGCATTTCAAGAATAAGTACGCCGACTTGCCAGCTGTCATTGAGGCGGTCAAACCGGCTCTGAACGCAGCTGGCATCGTGTACATCCAGACTGCCAGCCCGTCCGACGACAACCGCCTGCACCTGACGACGATGTTGATGCACGAGTCAGGCGAGTGGATCTCGGACACTCTCGTCATGCCTCTGCCGAAGCAAGACCCCCAAGGCTACGGGTCAGCGATGACGTATGCGCGTCGTTACGCGCTGGCGGCGATCACAGGCGTCTACCAAGACGACGATGATGGCAACGCGGCATCCGGCGCAGGCGAGAAGAAAGCTCGTATCACCAAGCCTACTGCTGGCGCTCTGGAGAGCCTGAACGAAGACGACCAGGAAAAGGCGCTGGCTACAGCCATCATCATCCAGACGAAGTTTAACGCTGAAGACGAATGGGACGCCTTCGTTATCTGGGAGGAATGCCCGGACGACGTTACGTTCAAAACCGCTGTCTGGGACAAGCTGGATAGCAAGTGTCGCGCTTCTATCAAAAAGCAGTCTGCGGCAGCCAAGGAGCAGAAATGA
- a CDS encoding HNH endonuclease, with amino-acid sequence MKYLPSYELVNSLLEYDQETGVFTWRVYRGGKAKAGLQAGYLRANGYLQIKVQGQFFEAHRLAWLLSTGSWPRQHIDHLDGDPSNNRIRNLRDVSRQINAQNQRRPRDRSTSGLLGVSRHYGKWQARIGLGGRNHYLGTFTSPEEAHAAYLVAKRKLHEGCAI; translated from the coding sequence ATGAAGTATTTGCCTAGCTATGAGCTGGTGAACTCGCTTCTGGAGTACGACCAAGAGACTGGCGTTTTTACTTGGCGTGTGTATCGAGGCGGCAAGGCGAAGGCTGGTCTGCAAGCAGGATACCTTCGGGCAAATGGCTATCTGCAAATTAAAGTCCAAGGGCAATTTTTCGAAGCTCACAGGCTGGCATGGCTACTGTCTACGGGGTCGTGGCCCCGCCAGCACATAGATCATCTGGATGGCGATCCTTCGAATAATCGCATACGCAATCTTCGCGATGTATCTCGGCAAATCAATGCTCAAAATCAGAGGAGACCTCGAGACAGAAGCACCTCTGGTTTACTCGGCGTATCTCGCCACTATGGGAAATGGCAAGCCAGGATAGGGTTAGGTGGCCGAAATCACTACCTTGGAACATTCACAAGCCCCGAAGAAGCTCACGCCGCCTATCTTGTCGCAAAACGCAAACTTCACGAAGGTTGCGCGATATGA